From one Orcinus orca chromosome 10, mOrcOrc1.1, whole genome shotgun sequence genomic stretch:
- the GLT8D1 gene encoding glycosyltransferase 8 domain-containing protein 1 isoform X3 — MSFRKVNIIILVLAVALFLLVLHHNFLGLSSLLRNEVSDSGIVGLQPVDFVPNAPQHAVDGRQEEIPVVIAASEDRLGGAIAAINSIQHNTRSNVIFYIVTLNGTGDHLRSWLSSSTLKSIRYKIVNFDTKLLEGKVKEDPDQGDSMKPLTFARFYLPILVPSAKKAIYMDDDVIVQGDILALYNTPLKPGHAAAFSEDCDSSSTKVVIRGAGNQYNYIGYLDYKKERIRKLSMKASTCSFNPGVFVANLTEWKRQNITSQLEKWMKLNVEEGLYSRTLAGSITTPPLLIVFYQQHSTIDPMWNVRHLGSSAGKRYSPQFVKAAKLLHWNGHFKPWGRTASYTDVWEKWYIPDPTGKFSLIRRHVEISNIK, encoded by the exons atgTCATTCCGTAAAG TAAACATTATCATCCTGGTCCTGGCTGTTGCTCTCTTCTTACTGGTTTTGCACCATAACTTCCTCGGCCTGAGCAGTTTGCTGAGGAACGAGGTTTCAG ATTCAGGAATTGTGGGGCTTCAGCCTGTAGACTTTGTCCCAAATGCTCCCCAACATGCGGTAGATGGGAGACAAGAGGAGATTCCTGTGGTCATTGCTGCATCTGAAGATAGGCTTGGGGGGGCCATTGCAGCCATAAACAGTATTCAGCACAACACTCGCTCCAATGTGATTTTCTACATTGTTACACTCAACGGTACAGGAGACCATCTCCG GTCCTGGCTCAGCAGCAGTACCCTGAAAAGCATTAGGTACAAAATTGTGAATTTTGACACTAAACTTTTGGAAGGGAAAGTAAAGGAGGATCCTGACCAGGGGGATTCCATGAAACCA TTAACCTTTGCAAGGTTCTACTTGCCAATTCTGGTCCCCAGCGCAAAGAAGGCCATATATATGGACGATGATGTAATTGTGCAAG GTGATATTCTTGCCCTGTACAATACACCACTGAAGCCAGGACATGCAGCTGCATTTTCAGAAGATTGTGATTCATCCTCTACTAAAGTTGTCATCCGTGGAGCAGGGAACCAG TACAATTACATTGGATATCTTgactataaaaaggaaagaattcgTAAGCTTTCCATGAAAGCCAGCACCTGCTCATTTAACCCTGGAGTTTTTGTTGCAAACTtgacagaatggaaaagacagaaTATAACTAGCCAGCTGGAAAAATGGATGAAACTCAATGTAGA AGAAGGGCTGTACAGTAGAACACTGGCTGGCAGCATCACAACACCACCTCTGCTGATCGTATTTTATCAACAGCACTCCACCATCGACCCTATGTGGAATGTTCGCCACCTTG GTTCCAGTGCTGGAAAACGATATTCACCCCAGTTTGTTAAGGCTGCCAAGCTACTCCACTGGAATGGGCACTTTAAGCCATGGGGAAGAACTGCTTCATATACTGATGTCTGGGAAAAATGGTATATTCCGGACCCAACAGGCAAATTCAGCCTAATCCGAAGACATGTGGAGATCtcaaatataaagtaa
- the GLT8D1 gene encoding glycosyltransferase 8 domain-containing protein 1 isoform X2 — protein sequence MDNAWFPNDSYAKGLITNIYIRQKKKMSFRKVNIIILVLAVALFLLVLHHNFLGLSSLLRNEVSDSGIVGLQPVDFVPNAPQHAVDGRQEEIPVVIAASEDRLGGAIAAINSIQHNTRSNVIFYIVTLNGTGDHLRSWLSSSTLKSIRYKIVNFDTKLLEGKVKEDPDQGDSMKPLTFARFYLPILVPSAKKAIYMDDDVIVQGDILALYNTPLKPGHAAAFSEDCDSSSTKVVIRGAGNQYNYIGYLDYKKERIRKLSMKASTCSFNPGVFVANLTEWKRQNITSQLEKWMKLNVEEGLYSRTLAGSITTPPLLIVFYQQHSTIDPMWNVRHLGSSAGKRYSPQFVKAAKLLHWNGHFKPWGRTASYTDVWEKWYIPDPTGKFSLIRRHVEISNIK from the exons ATGGATAATGCCTGGTTCCCAAATGACTCCTAtgctaaag ggttaataactaatatttatataagacagaagaaaaagatgTCATTCCGTAAAG TAAACATTATCATCCTGGTCCTGGCTGTTGCTCTCTTCTTACTGGTTTTGCACCATAACTTCCTCGGCCTGAGCAGTTTGCTGAGGAACGAGGTTTCAG ATTCAGGAATTGTGGGGCTTCAGCCTGTAGACTTTGTCCCAAATGCTCCCCAACATGCGGTAGATGGGAGACAAGAGGAGATTCCTGTGGTCATTGCTGCATCTGAAGATAGGCTTGGGGGGGCCATTGCAGCCATAAACAGTATTCAGCACAACACTCGCTCCAATGTGATTTTCTACATTGTTACACTCAACGGTACAGGAGACCATCTCCG GTCCTGGCTCAGCAGCAGTACCCTGAAAAGCATTAGGTACAAAATTGTGAATTTTGACACTAAACTTTTGGAAGGGAAAGTAAAGGAGGATCCTGACCAGGGGGATTCCATGAAACCA TTAACCTTTGCAAGGTTCTACTTGCCAATTCTGGTCCCCAGCGCAAAGAAGGCCATATATATGGACGATGATGTAATTGTGCAAG GTGATATTCTTGCCCTGTACAATACACCACTGAAGCCAGGACATGCAGCTGCATTTTCAGAAGATTGTGATTCATCCTCTACTAAAGTTGTCATCCGTGGAGCAGGGAACCAG TACAATTACATTGGATATCTTgactataaaaaggaaagaattcgTAAGCTTTCCATGAAAGCCAGCACCTGCTCATTTAACCCTGGAGTTTTTGTTGCAAACTtgacagaatggaaaagacagaaTATAACTAGCCAGCTGGAAAAATGGATGAAACTCAATGTAGA AGAAGGGCTGTACAGTAGAACACTGGCTGGCAGCATCACAACACCACCTCTGCTGATCGTATTTTATCAACAGCACTCCACCATCGACCCTATGTGGAATGTTCGCCACCTTG GTTCCAGTGCTGGAAAACGATATTCACCCCAGTTTGTTAAGGCTGCCAAGCTACTCCACTGGAATGGGCACTTTAAGCCATGGGGAAGAACTGCTTCATATACTGATGTCTGGGAAAAATGGTATATTCCGGACCCAACAGGCAAATTCAGCCTAATCCGAAGACATGTGGAGATCtcaaatataaagtaa
- the GLT8D1 gene encoding glycosyltransferase 8 domain-containing protein 1 isoform X1, with protein MLTVAAEPRHHAPSVLLGAEGRGPGLITNIYIRQKKKMSFRKVNIIILVLAVALFLLVLHHNFLGLSSLLRNEVSDSGIVGLQPVDFVPNAPQHAVDGRQEEIPVVIAASEDRLGGAIAAINSIQHNTRSNVIFYIVTLNGTGDHLRSWLSSSTLKSIRYKIVNFDTKLLEGKVKEDPDQGDSMKPLTFARFYLPILVPSAKKAIYMDDDVIVQGDILALYNTPLKPGHAAAFSEDCDSSSTKVVIRGAGNQYNYIGYLDYKKERIRKLSMKASTCSFNPGVFVANLTEWKRQNITSQLEKWMKLNVEEGLYSRTLAGSITTPPLLIVFYQQHSTIDPMWNVRHLGSSAGKRYSPQFVKAAKLLHWNGHFKPWGRTASYTDVWEKWYIPDPTGKFSLIRRHVEISNIK; from the exons ATGCTGACGGTGGCGGCCGAGCCGAGGCATCACGCGCCGTCAGTGTTGTTGGGTGCCGAGGGCCGCGGTCCAG ggttaataactaatatttatataagacagaagaaaaagatgTCATTCCGTAAAG TAAACATTATCATCCTGGTCCTGGCTGTTGCTCTCTTCTTACTGGTTTTGCACCATAACTTCCTCGGCCTGAGCAGTTTGCTGAGGAACGAGGTTTCAG ATTCAGGAATTGTGGGGCTTCAGCCTGTAGACTTTGTCCCAAATGCTCCCCAACATGCGGTAGATGGGAGACAAGAGGAGATTCCTGTGGTCATTGCTGCATCTGAAGATAGGCTTGGGGGGGCCATTGCAGCCATAAACAGTATTCAGCACAACACTCGCTCCAATGTGATTTTCTACATTGTTACACTCAACGGTACAGGAGACCATCTCCG GTCCTGGCTCAGCAGCAGTACCCTGAAAAGCATTAGGTACAAAATTGTGAATTTTGACACTAAACTTTTGGAAGGGAAAGTAAAGGAGGATCCTGACCAGGGGGATTCCATGAAACCA TTAACCTTTGCAAGGTTCTACTTGCCAATTCTGGTCCCCAGCGCAAAGAAGGCCATATATATGGACGATGATGTAATTGTGCAAG GTGATATTCTTGCCCTGTACAATACACCACTGAAGCCAGGACATGCAGCTGCATTTTCAGAAGATTGTGATTCATCCTCTACTAAAGTTGTCATCCGTGGAGCAGGGAACCAG TACAATTACATTGGATATCTTgactataaaaaggaaagaattcgTAAGCTTTCCATGAAAGCCAGCACCTGCTCATTTAACCCTGGAGTTTTTGTTGCAAACTtgacagaatggaaaagacagaaTATAACTAGCCAGCTGGAAAAATGGATGAAACTCAATGTAGA AGAAGGGCTGTACAGTAGAACACTGGCTGGCAGCATCACAACACCACCTCTGCTGATCGTATTTTATCAACAGCACTCCACCATCGACCCTATGTGGAATGTTCGCCACCTTG GTTCCAGTGCTGGAAAACGATATTCACCCCAGTTTGTTAAGGCTGCCAAGCTACTCCACTGGAATGGGCACTTTAAGCCATGGGGAAGAACTGCTTCATATACTGATGTCTGGGAAAAATGGTATATTCCGGACCCAACAGGCAAATTCAGCCTAATCCGAAGACATGTGGAGATCtcaaatataaagtaa
- the SPCS1 gene encoding signal peptidase complex subunit 1: MLEYLSSLPTQMDYKGQKLAEQMFQGIILFSAIVGFIYGYVAEQFGWTVYIVMAGFAFSCLLTLPPWPIYRRHPLKWLPVQDSGTEDKKPGERKIKRHAKNN; the protein is encoded by the exons ATGTTGGAGTATCTGAGTTCCCTGCCCACGCAAATG GATTACAAGGGCCAGAAGCTAGCTGAACAGATGTTTCAGggaattattcttttttctgca ATAGTTGGATTTATCTACGGGTACGTGGCTGAACAGTTCGGGTGGACTGTCTATATAGTTATGGCGGGATTTGCTTTTTCGTGTTTG CTGACACTTCCTCCGTGGCCCATTTATCGCCGGCACCCCCTCAAGTGGTTACCTGTTCAAGACTCAGGCACAGAAGACAAGAAACcaggggaaagaaaaattaagaggcATGCTAAAAATAATTGA